In Artemia franciscana unplaced genomic scaffold, ASM3288406v1 Scaffold_832, whole genome shotgun sequence, the genomic stretch CATTCCTTGGTGCGTTTTCAAATGTGCAGGTTGAGAAAAGGTCTTGTCACATACGTCAAatttaaacggtttctcaccagtATGAATTCTTTGATGTGTGTTCAAAATTGCAGCGCGAGAAAAGGTCTTGTCACATACATCGCATTTAAACGGTTTGTCACCGGTATGAACTCTTTGATGTGCGTTCAAACTTGCAGGTTGAGAAAAAGTCTTGTCACATACATCgcatttaaacggtttctcacctgAATGCACTCTTTGGTGTTGGTTCAAATTTGAAGACTGAGCAAAGGTCTTGTTACAAACATTACACTTAAATGGTTTCTCACCAGTATGAATTCTTTGATGTGTGTTCAAACTTGCAGGTTGAGAAAAAGTCTTGtcacatacatcacatttaaatggtttcTCACCAGTATGAATTCTTTGATGTGTGTTCAAACTTACAGGTTGAAAAAAAGTCTTGtcacatacatcacatttaaatggtttcTCACCAGTATGAATTCTTTGATGGGTGTTCAAACTTGCACCGAGCATTCCTTGGTGTATTCCTGAATGCACTCTTTGGTGTTGGTTCAAATTGCCCTgttcagaaaaactttttttacatACATCGCATTTAAAAGGCTTTTCTCCTGAATGTACCCTTTGATGCAGTTTCCAATGCAGCTTTTGAGAAAATAGTTTGTCACATATCTCACActtaaatgattttttctctttatgagTTCTTTGATATCTTTCCAATTTTCTATTCTTGTCACTTTGCATGCAACTTTTCAAACCAGTTTTCTGATTTCCTAAACTTTTTCCTTCAGATTCCAATGCACATTCGTTTGAGAAACCACTCGTAGAtgtattctttgaaaaaaaaatagtgacgTAATTCCCTACAAGTGCATTCCAGACACGTGTGATGAAAAGTGACCTAAAATATAAAAGTctatagagtaaaaaaaacgaataaaacaaaaaatgaaaattaaaaaaatacaaaaaaaaacgcacctTTCAATATGTTTCAAAAGTCTTCACAGAAAACATACccgaataaaacaaaattatacctCAATAAaccgaaaacaaaaaattaatctttCAATGTGTTTTAGAAGTCTACAGATAAAACAGTATATCTTTCGATATGTTTtgacaattaattttattttcgattCCTCTTCTCTCCCTCGTGGTGATACTAATATcagcttttaaaattaatcattcTGATGCAATGAAAAATGCTGATGACTGCTAAGAAAAAGCTTAAACTCGGCTTCTAGAACGTCAGAACCATGTCCCAACACTCTAAGACAGAACTAGTCATAAAGCAGAtaattcaatataaaattaGTATCctagctctttttgaagtagGACGGATGGGTATGGGCAAAAAACATACTTTACGGGTGCTGACGAGTTAGAAGAATCGTTCTCCTCCAAGGGCACAAAGACATTCCCATTTTTGGCCTCATCAAAAACTTTGCCACCAACGGAACATTAGTCTCTCCTAAGGTAAAATTCTGTAAAGGTCCTCGAACGGGACCTAGCTATTCTGTTTATCCTCTTTTCATACCAAGAACCAAACACAAGCAAAACTAAATAAGACCAAAACCAAAAAGCACCAGAACCGTAAAGAAAAGGATAAAAGCTAAAGTGCCAAAGTTTGCTGCGAAGTTCACTCAACTACAAAGGTATactttcagggcatgatgagagggatgttcaactgataAAGAGACAATATTTACATACAACAAAACTGTACAAAAATTGTTTGAgattcaaaaaatattgtttattatgtttatCAACAAAAATTCCATTACTTTTGTTCTACTGAAAACTgaataaatctaaataatttcaataatttgctGCACTTGACacacaaatcaaaatttcaaataaaaattaaactttttttgaccAGTTCGGATTCCAGTCAAAATTAGCTGGAAAtccaatttagtttttaaattgtaCTGTCACTCATATCTTCGCCAATACTTCTAATACTCCGACTGCTACTTTTTAGGCTATTTTGGTACTAAGATGGTATAAAGGTATTATGGTGAGTTTTACAGAatagtgagaaaaaatttgaactaaatccaaaCATACTACTTGCATGCAAGCTGTCAAAGGGGCCTATCAGTAATGTCATAAGTGTATGTGTAGGGTaataaattgaaacttgttGGATATTTTGAGGGGGAGGTTTGACTTACTCAAGAACACTAAGTGCATACTACAACtgcttttactgctactactactagtccTATTGCAGatgctattaaaataaaataatactcgttttttaactgaaagtaaggagcgacattaaaacatgaaacaaacggaaattactccgtatatgaaatgggtttccccctccgcaaaccctcgctctttacgctgaatttttaattgttttaaaaattagaattgtggcaaagagtcaaactttagcgtaaagagcgagggattgcggaggggaaaacccattttatatacggagtaatatctgttcgttttaagttttaatgtcgctccttactttcagttaaaaaaacgactttttttatttaatttatgaacgtttttgaattaatgcatgtttgattttggctctccgcacataaattattaaaatgaaatttccatactaatacttttttttggctaaatggctttctcttaattttgatcagacgattttaagaaatagcataaggggtggggaaggaggcttagttgccctcctatttttcggttacttaaaaaggtaactagaacttttaatttttaacgaatgtttttattagtaagaaatatacgtaacttaagaattaacttacgtagcaaacttttgtactattatatttttataatgtatatgATGGGATTTGTCCccccgttaatacctcgctctttgtactaaatcttaagttttgttccaattctttaagaatgacccctgaatcagaaaggccgtagaataagtagttgaaattactaaaaatattttagcataaagagcgatgtatttaaatcctcctaaatacctcactcttgttttagaatccctcatatgcttaataatctctgttcgttttaagttttaatgctactccttactttcaattgaaaaaactttttcatgtttattttttcattgtttttttatagtaatactagaaaatcctgcgcccttttcattgagtttctcttcccccatgacatattcctccaaggaaagatcctcccacatagccccctcccctcaacacaaccccccaaaccaaaagaatccccctgaaaacgtctatacacttaccaataaccattactgtatgtaaacactggtcaaagtttgtaacttgcagcccatcccccagggactgtggggtagtaagtcatccccaaagacatagttattatggttttcgactatgcggaacaaaatggctatctcaaaattttgatccgttgactttgggaaaaaatgagcgtgggaggggcctaggtgccctccaatttttaggtcacttaaaaagggcactagacttttcatttccattagagcgagccctcttgcgacattctaggaccacttggtcgatacgatgacccctgggaaaaagaaaacaaaaaacaaacaaataaacatgcacccgtgatctgtcttctgacaaaaatacgaaattccacatttttgtagataggagcttgaaatttttgctatagggttctcttatacgctgaatgcgatagtgtgattttcgttaagattctatgacttttagggggtgtttccccctattttccaaaataaggtaaattttctcaggctcataacttttgatgacaaagactaaatttgatgaaacttatatatttaaattaagtatgaaaatacgattcttttggtgtatcttttagcatgaaaattccaatttttagagtttcgtttactattgagccgagtcgctccttactacagttcgttaccacgaactgtttgattacatattcaaactgtttgacatattcctccaaggattACTAATAGCAACACTTCTACTACAACTGTCAACGTCTCCTGATCTTGTACATGGCCTCCTTGTACCACCTCCCCCTTTCAGGAGCCCTGTATATGTTTGAAAGTTAGATCTCTTAATTGTATATGCATATAACGTAATGATGCTCCctttttgtaattatatttatcattaggaaaagtATACTAAACTgcaatttaaagaatttttttcaaaaaagaagccATACAAAGAGGTGAAATAAAATAACTGGAAAGGCcaaaaacaacatatttctTCAGCCGCATCTCTTCTCCAtccaaaagagcaaaaaattctGTCCAAGAACTGAACCTAAATCAATTCTTTGTTCAAtgatttcagttagaatgattTTTTGAATCGTGTactattatattaaaaagtttaCAAGCTGTACCTCAACAATCCTCGTCGTTTTATCATtatagttatgttttttatCAGATCATTATAGTatgttttataatttctttcGGCCGATCTCGAGGGAAAAGTGGTAGGGAAAGGGGCTtagttttagtctttttagACCACTCACAATATTCTATGACCattggatcgatacgatcacccctgggaaaagaaaaacaaacaaaaaataaacaaataaacacgcatctgtgccCGTACATAGTTTGCTCAGACCCTATTAGTTGATACAATAGGGCCAATAATTATACATGGTACACCTaacaagaaaagagaaaaaaaatgtcaagattGCATTGAGTTCAGacttatgtaattttttattattattttttttattattattattaccttaCATAAATTTTCGTAGATAAAAAAGGTGCGGGCAAatgataataaacaaaaactgatGCAGTTTTAATATGGTAAGAAATAAGTCTTCTGGAACATATTAGTGTTTATGAGGGGAGATTCCCTTCCCGAAATTGGGTCCAAACACCCCATGCAACTGAAATATAACAGTTGCCTAAAAACACACTTTCCTATatcaaccccaccccctttAAGGTAAATAGCCTAACTCCTCCCTCACATTAAAGGCTGGGCCTTTATCAGAAAGGATCGGGAAATTCGTacaaaaaattgataatttgaTGATACTATATGAATACGAATATTACtaggtttttttgtaaaaaaagttTCCAATGACCACTTTGGTCATTGTTCATGTTAATTCACTTATTCATGTCAATGAATAAGTGAATTGACGAACTTTTGATAACCAATACAGGCAATCTATTTCACATTTTCGCTAAAGAAAAGTGTCATTGATACTGAGAAACGTGGAAAAATGtcccttctaaaaatcaatagtcGCAATCAAAGCGAAATAGCATTTAACAAAAGATATGCAGGGGTCATCCGCCCAAGTATTTTTCGTCCAATGGTCAGCAAAAACATCTGCTAAAGGCAGGTGATAGCACGTGCTAAATGGAAGGAAAACAGGAGTTCCAGGTCAGACTAGGTCAATTATAGTGAGCCATGCTGGGCAGAAATAAACAAGTGACCACACTCCAACTGACGAACTCAAATTACCCACATAAACAAAGTTAGAAAACACCAGGTTTTAGTGACAACCAGCTGAACATCATGGCTATTTTTCTCTAAGCCTTATACCTTTCAAAATGTAATAAGTCTTGTCCTGTACGATCCTCTTATGCCTACTACGGGTATGTCAACAAAATGAATTTGGTAATTATCATTATTAGATAATCTACAGCCTAATGTAGTCTATATTTAAATATTGGTATCATTATAACAATTTGTATACATCTATCATATTATAATACAATTAACGAAAAATTAACTATTTTGTGCTGGGACAATATTTGAGGAAAACCTTAAGAAAGATTGAAATTCTTTCCTTAGGCTTAGACGAGCGATTCCAATTTTCATATCAGTAACAAGCTAAATATTAGCTTGTTATACTTTCTATGATCACACTTTCTATATATGACGTTTggtaaaaagaaacagaattataataaaaaaatcactaagAAAACAAAGGTAATATCCACCAGTAGACGAGAAGAAGAGTAGACGAGTAgaagagaagcaaaaaagacaaaagcagATATTTTGGCGAGGGCCTTCACCAAGTAGTCTTCAGTgctaaaaacaagaaataaaactaaCCTTTTGAAGTGAACCCTAACAGAACAGAAGAAACACTCAAATGTGCTTTTTTGCTCTGTTAAGAGTTTACTTCAGAATATcagtttctcttttttgttttgctttttgagAACAGCTTGACCTAGGTTGTATTCaggatatttgtttttttagggtGGAGTTTTATTTGTTAGGGGggtacaaaaatattaaaaaacgcatcaaaatgtgtttctatgcattttgttacgtttacGTTCAAAACGTTTTGTCAACTAATGGTCATTTTCCCAAACGAGTTAATTTAAATAAGCACGTGTTTTTTGTTCTACTTCCCTGCTTAGGTAGTTATTTAGAACCCAAAACTCTATATGGAGACTCGAACCATTTTAAGTAATgttttgaataatttcttttctttcagccaAATTTATGGGACGCTTATGCTTTTTGTTAGCATGAGAAGCTCCTTTTCTCATAGAGAGCTGAATCAATTTAAGGCTATTTATACAGTTCGATGGATAAAATatggtttatatattttataataggtAGTGCTACATGTCGGTAATAAATTGACATAATCAAATAATCATAACTCACTGAAACGGAATTCAACTATGGTTTGGTGGACATTTTAAATTACTACCAAAGAATATTATGGTCTGGTGTGTTTTAACATGGTGTGAGCACGCTTTTTCTTTGGACTGTGgtttatccatttttatttaacatattcAAGGTTTTGAAGTGATAAGCTTGGCTTTCAAAATTAGTACAATcatttaaatcttctttttctgaTTAAAGGGGAATCACTAGTTATTGACATACCCGTAGTGAATATTATCTATAAGTACTTTTATTGTCTCAAAATTGCTACCCAACATAGTAGGATCCAGAgtttttttaagaagtagaaGAAATccgctttttattttattatcacgATTATTCTTACGTTTAACAGGTTTGAAATTTTAACGGCGACATAAATAGTAACTTTAATAATTAGAGagataaaaattaacattatattaaaaaagcttttattcAGCATTTCAAATATAccgttttcttttatatatatatatatatatatatatatatatatatatatatatatatatatatatatatatatatatatatatatatatatatatatatatatatcctagaGATTTTGAGCCATTAATTCTTGTTTCCCTACCAAGTATATGCAGTTTACTATTtatgtttaaagaaaaaattcattctggtggtaaaacaaaaacaaatcctaagtttttctttttaagttattCCAAGATCCTTCGacataaaaagacaattttgtTATCATTCAACAGCTGAAATTCAGCTTTATGCGTCCATCCAACTACATTTTTGAACTTCGAATGATAATATACTGAAAAATGCACGAAAAACATTCCTAATTAGGAAATTCTCGtattttttaagcaaatttATATCTTTGTCTAAGAAAAAGTGTAAGCAATATCATACTTCTGACAAAACGAACcgataaatacaaaatttgcgAACTGAATGATAAGGTTAAATTTACAGCTGTAGGTGTGCTGGAAAGTCTTAAGTTTCAAAGTCAACACAAATATTAAGGTACCAAGatcagtgaaaatgaaatctgatatttcaGTTGAAACTTGAGCAAACACAGAGTACAAAGTATATACAGAGTATAAAGTATACTCTACATATAGAGTATAGAGTGGGTTCTATATATACAGTATACATAAGTATAGGATATAAAGTACCAAGGAGAGTGATAATGAAATCTGATAGTTCAGTTGAAACTTGAGCAAACACAGAGTACAAAGTATATACAGAGTATAAAGTACACTCTACATATAGAGTATAGAGTGGGTTCTATATATACAGAATACATAAATATAGGATATAAAGTACCACgaacagtgaaaattaaatctgATAGTTCAGTTGAAACTTGAGCAAACACAGAGTACAAAGTATATACAGAGTATAAAGTATACTCTACATATAGAGTAAAGAGTGGGTTCTATATATACAGTATACATAAATATAGGATATAAAGTGCCacggacagtgaaaatgaaatatgatagTTCAGTGGAAACTTGAACATACACAGAGCACAAAGTATATACAGAGTATAAAGTATACTCTACATATAGAGTATAGAGTGGGTTCTATATATACAGTATACATAAATATAGGATATAAAGTACCacggacagtgaaaatgaaatctgatagtTCAGTTGAAACTTGAGCAAACACAGAGTACAAAGTATATACAGAGTATAAAGTATACTCTACATATAGAGTACAGAGTGGGTTCTATATATACAGTAGGGGAGagtcgggtaagacggaccCCATTTTGGTTTTTCGTCTGCGGAAGAGGTTGGAAACAAGCAACGACTGACGAAAGGTGTCTAACTTGTCCCCAAAACATTGAGTTACGTAAAGAAACCTTCTTCACACATAAATAAGCCGTATTTCCggggtcagataaaaaaaactgaagttggTCAAAAGGTCCATCTTGCCCACCCCATAGGACAAGACGGACCAGCCCTTTGGGCAAGACGAACCCAATTGCTCAAAAAGATTGATTGTctctaaacaattttatttcgaatacttaaaatactagtagtaagtaaaaaagtaaaaagttagcaaataactatatttaaacactgtaCGAGGCCAAATCTACGTGAAAAACGAACTGAGCCGACTGTCTCGTCGTTCCGCCCGAAGGGGTCGGTTTCGGCAGCTTCATGATGACCTCTTCTTTTCGCACGAAGCTCATCTCTTCAGTTGCCGTGAATTTGCTCGATGGAGCTAatcgcttccaaaactgaacttggaaaccatcagattcacaatCACACACAACTCCAACATAATTCCTCAAGCTCTTCTTGGTCGGCACTTTCACAACCAAGAAATCCCCACTTTTTGGTTCGGTTCCATCAAGAAACTCCTCCTCCTCCTCTGACCCATCCAAATGCAAGCTGTCATCACTTTCATCATCCAGCGCGATATGTTCATCGAAGCTGTCTTCCCCGTTCCCAGGCTGTTTGGAGAGGTTTCTCTTTTCAGGCCGTTTTCTttgagctttcttttctgatttttttcttttcaactcaaattcttcttccagtctgtttttttcaggtgtgttCGTCAGAATTTTGGACTTTGTTCTTTTCCTAGACGTTTTTCCGTCTCTTGCATAGAAACTCGCCTTAGGGTGAGGACGAACCGACTCTGGAGTCACTGGCATAGTCGCAGAAATCACTGAGCTACTGGTAGTTGGCAGCACGTCGTTATTCAAGCTCTCGTCGCCAGGGCTGGTTGATGGAACTGCAGACTGGCCTGTCATGGGAGACGTCTCTGGTGCTGGTCGGTCTGTCACAAAGGCGCTGAGAAAGTCGTGATCTTGGAAACGTTCCTATTGAAAGggtatattcctgttttttggaACCCGCTTAGTAcgttttccatgacgaaagctcTTGGAAAAGCGATTCCAACGAATATTCCGATTTCATAAATGGTAATCCTCCTGTTTGGGTTCGAAATCATCCACGAGTTAGCTGCTTCATTGTAGTATCGCTTGAATGGCCCATAAACAGCAACATCAAGAGGCTGCAGCTTGTGACTGCAATGTGGCGGAAGCGTTAAGACGTCAATGCCGTTTTCTCTGCAAAGATTAACCACGCTCAATGAGACGTGCGAATCATGGTTATCCATAATCAGCAGAAGTCGATTTGTGGGCGAGCAACTGGTTTGGGAGATCAGATGGCGTATCATATCCGGGAAGATTTCGGCTGTCATCCATCCAGACGGCTGGCATTTTCCTGTGCTTCCAGGGGGCGTGCCATTGAGAAAACTTTGAAGCCAGTTCACTCGCggaaagacaaagaaagggGCTATCGACTGGCCAGCTGCGTTGATACATTGTCAAGACTAGGATAAGcgtgcataattcaagtatctagataaacaggtcagttttctttagtaggCTATATCTTTGCCCTTATGGTAATATATGGATcacttttcagttttcactgtcattttcacttgatttg encodes the following:
- the LOC136043688 gene encoding zinc finger protein 235-like; this encodes MQSDKNRKLERYQRTHKEKKSFKCEICDKLFSQKLHWKLHQRVHSGEKPFKCDVCKKSFSEQGNLNQHQRVHSGIHQGMLGASLNTHQRIHTGEKPFKCDVCDKTFFQPVSLNTHQRIHTGEKPFKCDVCDKTFSQPASLNTHQRIHTGEKPFKCNVCNKTFAQSSNLNQHQRVHSGEKPFKCDVCDKTFSQPASLNAHQRVHTGDKPFKCDVCDKTFSRAAILNTHQRIHTGEKPFKFDVCDKTFSQPAHLKTHQGMHTGEKPFMCNVCHKTFSYSSHLVRHQRMDSGEKPFECDECKKYFSERGYLNRHQRAHIGEKPVF